TCGATTACAGACTTCGTATCCCTCTATACAATTTTCAGAGCTCCCTTCAATCTTCCCTTCTCCAAATCACTAACCTCATCGAGTTGACAAAGAGTGTAAGCTGCTACTGGTATGGACCTTCAGGATGAGAATCAACGGCGCATTGCTGCCCTGTGCAAAAGTTTAGGCCATTTATGGTCAGATGATGATGTGGTAGAAGTGCAACAAGAAGTCCCTCCTAACAAACGAATTGAATGCAGCCATACTCTCTTCGGTAAGCTATACTCGAAACCCAATATGAACTTTTTAGCATTCAGTACCACTATGAAGAAGGCGTGGAAAACAGAGGCTGTTGAGGTTATACAAAAAGAACCGGGGCTCTTTTCCTTTGTATTTGAATCAGAGGAAGATAAGGAGAGAGTTCTGAAGGCAGGACCTTGGTCCTTTAATAGCAACTTAATAGTGCTCAAGCAATGTGAGCCAGAAATCCCAGAACACTGTTATGACTTTACTAAATATGACTTTTGGGTGCGCATTATTGGTTTACCCCCGGGATGGCTTATCGAAGAAGTCTTTGCTGAAGTTGCTGGAAAAGTGGGAGTGGTCAAGGAAATACAGCTACAATCTAGAGGAATTGGTCCCTACAAAACTGGTAAAGTCAAAGTGGAATTGGAACTTTCAGCACCTCTTAAAACAGGGGCGCTAGTGAAGATCGGGAACAAGAATCTTTGGGTGGAATTCAAATATGAACGTCTCCCTCATTTCTGCTACTCGTGCGGTCGAATTGGGCACTACGCATCATATTGCGAGGAGATACCATATGAATCAACTAATTGGGCAGCT
This region of Eucalyptus grandis isolate ANBG69807.140 chromosome 8, ASM1654582v1, whole genome shotgun sequence genomic DNA includes:
- the LOC120287091 gene encoding uncharacterized protein At4g02000-like gives rise to the protein MDLQDENQRRIAALCKSLGHLWSDDDVVEVQQEVPPNKRIECSHTLFGKLYSKPNMNFLAFSTTMKKAWKTEAVEVIQKEPGLFSFVFESEEDKERVLKAGPWSFNSNLIVLKQCEPEIPEHCYDFTKYDFWVRIIGLPPGWLIEEVFAEVAGKVGVVKEIQLQSRGIGPYKTGKVKVELELSAPLKTGALVKIGNKNLWVEFKYERLPHFCYSCGRIGHYASYCEEIPYESTNWAANKVGQYGPWLKAEVRDCSPHWRVFYGKYAPNQEEEESVPETPLMTVNMEVATGTEAETNTTPRNKKRVDSPSSKEGREERDTNTTVKEGRGKQILYLEGPSKPTGGDAKKMLKHQQQKTEKNCIH